One window from the genome of Anopheles coluzzii chromosome X, AcolN3, whole genome shotgun sequence encodes:
- the LOC120948418 gene encoding uncharacterized protein LOC120948418, with protein MWSTGRGPSNMWAHRIVLIALCYLIQLAAPTNEIWPVERPDGMPSITALEVMCGKDHMDVHLSFSAPFEGIVSSKGQHSDPRCIYVPPSTGKTFFTFRISYSRCGTKPDLNGQFYENTVVVQYDKDLLEVWDEAKRLRCEWFNDYEKTASKPPMVIADLDVIQLDFRGDNVDCWMEIQQGKGPWAPAVSGIVPLGSTMTLVVAINDFRGEFDMRVKSCVASDGAGHVIKLSDEYGCVLRPKMISRFLKARAPDDKASVITYAFFHAFKFPDALSVHIKCKVEICRHGCLDHCQHSGAPVGAGPAGVPGSAAKQHDLLERKDTLVNQNSNDILAGDSVEDLDSGMNGQDVYYDDIIHTEKHLNQYKKPMPNQPAKKKDSYLQYHHHNREPMDDIESLFLSDHSALSADMMKKQSQGPPGPPGVGGGMPGMPGMGLGPGKYPPQPLQQQQHQMQQKPMPGPGTPMDDDKFPHGPRQMDAEKRMGLPAVAGPRALNLDADDVQNQSYNQAGVRLRQRRSVRVTDRQARSADIGVSGIYDVISEADLAFNPDSKQEAVTVFQGKITEEVVYGICMPVPGFSILFILVISATIISALIAGSLLYRYQLQKEMIANRSQTHNAPMNSIATWMTLRLFRSRHNGPVVGGAAVRPMDLNASSQ; from the exons ATGTGGAGCACGGGTAGGGGTCCTAGCAACATGTGGGCCCATCGAATTGTACTGATTGCGCTATGCTACCTG ATCCAATTAGCGGCACCAACGAACGAAATATGGCCGGTCGAGCGCCCAGATGGTATGCCCTCGATAACGGCGCTGGAGGTAATGTGCGGCAAGGACCACATGGACGTTCATCTGTCATTCTCGGCACCGTTCGAGGGGATCGTAAGCTCAAAAG GTCAGCATAGCGATCCACGATGCATCTATGTGCCTCCGTCCACCGGGAAAACGTTCTTCACCTTCCGCATCTCGTACTCGCGGTGCGGCACCAAACCCGACCTGAACGGCCAGTTCTACGAGAACACGGTTGTGGTCCAGTACGACAAGGATCTGCTGGAGGTGTGGGACGAGGCGAAGCGGTTGCGCTGCGAATGGTTCAACGACTACGAGAAGACGGCATCCAAGCCGCCGATGGTGATTGCCGACCTGGACGTTATTCAGCTAGACTTCCGAG GAGATAACGTGGACTGCTGGATGGAGATACAGCAGGGTAAGGGCCCTTGGGCACCGGCGGTCAGTGGTATCGTGCCGCTCGGCTCCACCATGACGCTCGTCGTGGCGATCAACGATTTCCGCGGCGAGTTCGACATGCGGGTAAAGTCGTGCGTCGCCTCGGACGGGGCCGGCCACGTGATCAAGCTGTCGGACGAGTATGGATGCGTACTGCGACCGAAGATGATTTCCCGCTTCCTGAAGGCGCGTGCCCCAGACGATAAGGCATCAGTCATTACGTACGCGTTCTTCCATGCGTTCAAGTTCCCGGACGCGCTCAGCGTGCACATCAAGTGTAAGGTGGAAATTTGCCGTCACGGTTGTTTGGATCACTGCCAGCACAGCGGGGCTCCGGTTGGGGCCGGTCCGGCGGGCGTCCCGGGCAGCGCCGCGAAGCAGCACGATCTGCTGGAGCGCAAGGACACGCTGGTGAACCAGAACAGCAACGACATACTGGCGGGCGATTCGGTGGAAGACCTAGACTCGGGCATGAACGGCCAGGACGTGTACTACGATGATATCATCCACACGGAGAAGCATCTGAACCAATACAAGAAGCCGATGCCGAACCAGCCGGCAAAGAAGAAGGACAGCTACCTGCAGTACCATCACCACAACCGGGAACCGATGGACGATATCGAGTCACTGTTCCTGAGCGACCATTCCGCACTGTCCGCTGACATGATGAAGAAGCAATCGCAGGGTCCACCGGGGCCACCGGGCGTTGGCGGCGGTATGCCGGGCATGCCCGGCATGGGCCTCGGACCAGGCAAGTATCCGCCACAGCcgctgcaacagcagcagcaccagatgCAGCAGAAACCGATGCCCGGTCCGGGCACGCCGATGGATGACGACAAGTTCCCGCACGGGCCGCGCCAGATGGATGCGGAGAAGCGGATGGGGCTGCCGGCCGTCGCTGGGCCGCGCGCGCTCAACCTGGACGCGGACGATGTGCAGAACCAAAGCTACAACCAGGCGGGCGTGCGGTTGCGCCAGCGGCGCTCGGTGCGCGTCACCGACCGGCAGGCCCGTTCGGCCGACATCGGCGTGAGCGGCATCTACGACGTCATCTCGGAGGCGGACCTGGCGTTCAACCCGGACAGCAAGCAGGAGGCGGTCACCGTGTTCCAGGGCAAGATTACGGAGGAGGTCGTGTACGGCATCTGCATGCCGGTGCCCGGGTTCAGCATTCTCTTCATCCTCGTCATCTCGGCGACGATCATCTCCGCCCTGATTGCCGGCTCGCTGCTGTACAGATATCAGCTGCAGAAGGAGATGATCGCGAACCGGTCGCAGACGCACAACGCACCGATGAACTCGATCGCCACGTGGATGACGCTGCGTCTGTTCCGGTCGCGGCACAACGGCCCGGTGGTTGGTGGAGCTGCTGTGCGCCCGATGGACCTGAACGCCAGCAGCCAGTGA